The Pedobacter mucosus genome window below encodes:
- a CDS encoding NAD-dependent epimerase/dehydratase family protein: MILVTGGTGFLGSELIKQLTDQGFAVRATKREKSIIPAILKDISLIEWFPADINEPSTLEDAFEGITKVYHCAAFVSLNSKDKKQLFHVNIDGTSNIINLCSEYNCRLLHVSSVAALGIAKKGKEINEKDFWEYDSKAHAYGLSKYEGEMEVWRGITEGLDAVIVNPSIIIGKNAGFEGSGAIFKLIKNNFPYYTNGASGFVDVEDVAKAMILLMNTEVTGERYIISSENYNYKDFFGLIAKGFKVKAPVKEAKAWMLGLAWRALKFVALFTNSQPSITKDTAESSLTLSYYNNKKVTETIGIIFKPVAKSIEEITSTLTNA; this comes from the coding sequence ATGATACTGGTAACAGGAGGAACTGGATTTTTAGGGTCTGAATTAATTAAACAACTTACTGATCAAGGTTTTGCTGTTCGGGCGACCAAACGCGAAAAATCTATTATCCCGGCTATATTAAAAGATATTTCTTTAATTGAATGGTTTCCTGCTGATATTAACGAACCTTCTACACTAGAAGATGCATTCGAAGGAATAACTAAAGTTTATCATTGCGCCGCATTTGTATCTTTAAATTCGAAGGATAAAAAGCAATTATTTCATGTTAACATTGATGGAACTTCGAACATCATTAATTTATGCAGCGAATACAATTGCAGGTTATTGCATGTTAGTTCTGTTGCTGCCTTAGGTATTGCAAAAAAGGGTAAAGAAATAAACGAGAAAGATTTTTGGGAATATGATTCGAAAGCCCATGCTTATGGTTTATCAAAGTATGAAGGCGAAATGGAAGTTTGGCGAGGCATAACCGAAGGTTTAGATGCTGTAATTGTTAATCCATCTATTATTATCGGTAAAAATGCTGGCTTTGAAGGAAGTGGTGCAATCTTTAAATTGATCAAAAATAACTTTCCATATTATACAAATGGAGCTTCTGGTTTTGTAGATGTAGAAGATGTTGCTAAAGCAATGATCTTATTGATGAATACCGAGGTAACCGGAGAACGTTATATTATATCATCAGAGAATTATAATTATAAAGATTTTTTTGGATTAATAGCCAAAGGTTTCAAAGTTAAGGCGCCCGTAAAAGAAGCCAAAGCATGGATGTTAGGATTAGCCTGGCGAGCTTTAAAATTTGTAGCACTTTTTACTAATTCGCAGCCATCGATAACTAAAGATACAGCAGAAAGCAGCTTAACGTTAAGTTATTACAACAATAAAAAAGTGACCGAAACCATAGGGATTATTTTTAAACCGGTTGCAAAAAGCATAGAAGAGATTACATCAACTTTAACTAATGCATAA
- a CDS encoding DUF3667 domain-containing protein — MYKDSNREVNTCPSCQTKFEGKFCHNCGEKAFHESDYRIKKFVEQTVDVFTHFDGKFVRSSKYIFAKPGFLAEQNMHGIRVKYAKPMQIFLLANILFFFITHLIGVTDYTPNIGDEKFGGISNYYIFKWLEPVDEWIVKQIEALTDIKLAHFGLSTDEFSKRFWLNSYIYSKSFIILIIPFSALAIYLFNKKRFKYFSNALVFTAHFVSFQLIIFSILSIFRYKYDINLFKPFLWLFYHKGTQPVTDFFFGSSFELVNMIYWIPYLFIAFRKVFPEEKAILTFVKTYFIARILFFITFVLYKKLLIVLTLLLMH, encoded by the coding sequence ATGTACAAAGATAGTAATCGCGAGGTTAATACATGTCCTTCTTGTCAAACTAAGTTTGAAGGCAAATTTTGCCATAATTGTGGAGAGAAAGCTTTTCACGAATCAGATTACAGAATTAAAAAATTTGTAGAACAAACAGTTGATGTTTTTACGCATTTTGACGGTAAGTTTGTTCGTTCGTCAAAATATATATTTGCTAAGCCAGGTTTTTTAGCTGAACAAAATATGCATGGTATTCGCGTAAAATACGCCAAACCGATGCAGATATTTTTGTTAGCAAATATTTTATTTTTTTTTATCACCCATTTAATAGGCGTAACAGATTACACTCCAAATATTGGAGATGAGAAATTTGGCGGAATAAGTAATTATTATATTTTCAAATGGCTAGAACCTGTAGATGAGTGGATTGTTAAGCAGATTGAGGCCTTAACAGATATAAAACTTGCTCATTTTGGCTTAAGCACCGATGAATTTAGCAAGCGATTCTGGCTCAATAGTTATATTTATAGTAAATCATTTATCATACTTATTATACCTTTCTCAGCACTCGCAATTTATCTGTTTAATAAAAAGAGGTTCAAGTATTTTTCTAATGCGCTAGTATTCACAGCACACTTCGTGTCGTTTCAACTGATCATCTTTTCAATTTTATCGATTTTTAGGTATAAGTATGATATTAATTTGTTTAAACCATTTCTCTGGCTTTTCTATCATAAAGGTACTCAACCAGTAACTGATTTTTTCTTCGGTTCGAGCTTTGAACTTGTTAACATGATTTATTGGATACCTTATTTATTTATAGCCTTTAGAAAAGTTTTCCCTGAAGAAAAGGCAATCCTAACATTTGTAAAAACTTACTTCATCGCTAGAATATTATTTTTTATAACCTTTGTACTTTACAAAAAACTACTAATTGTACTAACGCTTTTACTTATGCATTAG
- the crcB gene encoding fluoride efflux transporter CrcB, giving the protein MKQFAIVFFGGGLGSLARFLITKLYLGRFAKFPYATLTSNVLSCLIMGLFLGFYLQKSSLNENLKLFVITGFCGGFSTYSTYTLETFNLYKDGQYTFALLNVLINFVLCIVGILGGVYLSKVRLA; this is encoded by the coding sequence ATGAAGCAATTTGCAATAGTATTTTTTGGAGGAGGTTTAGGGAGTTTGGCTAGATTTCTAATCACAAAACTTTATTTGGGTCGATTTGCAAAATTTCCATATGCAACACTAACGTCTAATGTTTTAAGCTGTTTAATTATGGGTTTATTTCTTGGCTTTTATCTTCAAAAATCGAGTTTAAACGAAAACTTAAAATTATTTGTAATTACAGGATTTTGTGGTGGCTTTAGCACTTATTCAACCTACACATTAGAAACATTTAACCTGTATAAAGATGGGCAATATACTTTCGCTCTCCTTAATGTTTTAATAAATTTTGTTCTCTGCATAGTTGGTATTTTAGGAGGAGTGTACCTTTCTAAAGTTAGATTGGCTTAA
- a CDS encoding TlpA disulfide reductase family protein, with translation MKKILLSAMALLPLAALAQKPFTVNGDIKALKTGDKVFLVYTADGKNTTDSTNVTNGSFTFKGAVASPVQGSLFLNKNPYVNRPAQGEKLDALAFYIEPGTLKLAAADSLKNATITGSVINDDAKKLKASTKSITDQLAAINVEYAAFTPEQKKDKALMEALGAKYEKAAAGMTPLLLSFAKNNPKSYISLTSIGQLAGDPEQAVEAEKAFQTLSPELRTSKQGLQLAQLFDAGKKTAVGVMAMDFTQNDPEGKPVKLSSFKGKYVLVDFWASWCGPCRQENPNVVVAYNKFKDKGFTVLGVSLDRPGKKDAWVKAIADDKLAWTHVSDLQFWDNEVAKMYGIRSIPANFLIDPTGKIIAKGLREQALQDKLQELLGSKTK, from the coding sequence ATGAAAAAAATATTATTATCTGCAATGGCACTTTTGCCTTTAGCAGCTTTAGCACAAAAACCATTTACTGTAAATGGTGATATAAAGGCACTTAAAACAGGAGATAAAGTATTCTTGGTTTATACTGCAGATGGCAAGAATACAACAGATTCGACTAATGTTACTAATGGTAGCTTCACATTTAAAGGGGCTGTTGCTTCGCCAGTACAGGGAAGTCTATTTCTAAATAAAAACCCTTATGTAAATCGCCCTGCACAAGGAGAAAAGCTTGATGCTTTAGCGTTTTATATTGAGCCTGGTACACTTAAATTAGCTGCTGCAGATTCATTAAAAAATGCCACTATTACAGGCTCCGTTATTAATGATGATGCAAAAAAACTTAAAGCTTCTACAAAATCAATAACTGATCAGCTTGCTGCTATTAATGTAGAATATGCAGCTTTTACGCCTGAACAAAAAAAGGATAAAGCTTTAATGGAAGCATTAGGTGCAAAATATGAAAAAGCCGCAGCTGGTATGACTCCATTATTATTATCGTTTGCTAAGAATAATCCGAAATCTTATATTTCTTTAACCAGCATTGGTCAGTTAGCAGGAGATCCTGAGCAAGCTGTTGAGGCTGAAAAAGCATTTCAAACATTATCTCCAGAGTTAAGAACCTCGAAACAAGGCTTGCAACTTGCACAACTTTTTGATGCAGGTAAGAAAACTGCTGTTGGTGTAATGGCAATGGATTTTACACAAAATGATCCTGAAGGCAAACCCGTAAAATTATCGAGTTTCAAAGGTAAATATGTTCTTGTAGATTTTTGGGCATCGTGGTGCGGCCCTTGTCGCCAGGAAAATCCAAATGTAGTAGTAGCTTATAATAAATTTAAAGATAAAGGCTTTACTGTATTAGGCGTTTCATTAGATCGCCCAGGTAAAAAAGATGCTTGGGTAAAAGCTATTGCTGATGATAAATTAGCTTGGACTCATGTTTCAGACTTACAATTTTGGGATAATGAAGTAGCTAAAATGTATGGTATCCGTTCTATCCCTGCAAACTTTTTAATTGATCCGACAGGAAAAATTATTGCTAAAGGATTAAGAGAACAAGCTTTACAGGATAAGCTTCAAGAATTACTAGGAAGTAAAACAAAGTAA
- a CDS encoding formimidoylglutamase: MSLTDFFSPINPEKFTPKQGFLTSQLGLKAQIFVDSFPDLEENTFDLAIIGVLDGRNAQNNEGCALAPDYFREKFYKLNEGLFTSRIVDLGNIKNGATIADTYIAVKMVVSELIKNNIIPIIIGGGQDLTYAQYLGYEDLEQKVDLVIVDNQFDIGDDDHEGIETKSDCYLNKIFLHQPNFLFNFSNIGYQTYFVNQESLSVMDKLYFDVHRLGEFAQDITLAEPIIRNANMVSFDMGAIRSADAAANANATPNGFDGEEACRIARYAGMNDKLTSIGFYEFNPAYDNNGQTAFLLAQMVWYFMEGFYARKKDFPLTPKSQFMIYRTSLKDGSGEMMFVKSKRSDRWWMQVPYPSGQTKNERYHLVPCRYDDYQVAVKGEMPDLWWRTYQKLS, from the coding sequence ATGTCATTAACGGATTTTTTTTCTCCAATAAACCCCGAAAAATTTACACCCAAACAAGGCTTCCTTACAAGTCAGCTTGGTTTAAAAGCACAAATTTTTGTTGATTCTTTTCCAGATCTTGAAGAGAATACTTTTGACTTAGCGATTATTGGTGTTCTTGATGGAAGAAATGCGCAAAATAATGAAGGTTGCGCCCTAGCTCCAGATTATTTTAGGGAGAAGTTTTATAAACTAAATGAAGGTTTATTTACAAGCCGGATTGTAGACTTAGGAAATATAAAAAATGGTGCAACTATTGCCGATACTTACATCGCGGTAAAAATGGTGGTTTCCGAATTAATTAAAAATAATATCATTCCTATAATTATTGGCGGCGGACAGGATTTAACTTATGCTCAATATTTAGGATATGAAGATTTGGAGCAAAAAGTGGATCTGGTTATTGTTGATAATCAATTCGATATTGGAGACGATGACCATGAAGGTATTGAAACAAAATCTGATTGCTATTTAAATAAAATTTTTCTTCATCAGCCTAATTTTTTATTCAACTTTAGCAATATCGGTTATCAAACATACTTTGTAAATCAAGAAAGTTTAAGCGTAATGGATAAGTTATATTTTGATGTGCACCGTTTAGGAGAATTTGCTCAGGATATAACTCTGGCAGAGCCGATTATTCGCAATGCAAATATGGTAAGTTTTGATATGGGCGCAATCCGTTCAGCAGATGCGGCTGCAAATGCGAATGCTACACCTAATGGATTTGACGGGGAAGAAGCTTGCCGAATTGCCCGCTATGCAGGTATGAATGACAAACTTACTTCCATCGGCTTTTACGAATTTAATCCCGCTTATGATAATAATGGCCAAACAGCATTTTTACTTGCGCAAATGGTTTGGTACTTTATGGAAGGATTTTACGCCCGTAAAAAGGATTTCCCACTTACGCCAAAATCACAATTCATGATTTACAGAACCAGCCTTAAAGATGGTTCTGGAGAAATGATGTTTGTTAAAAGTAAAAGGTCAGACCGTTGGTGGATGCAGGTTCCTTATCCTTCTGGACAAACAAAAAATGAGCGATATCACCTTGTACCTTGTAGATATGATGATTATCAGGTAGCTGTGAAAGGAGAGATGCCCGATTTATGGTGGAGAACTTATCAAAAGCTATCATAA
- a CDS encoding HAD-IB family phosphatase, whose amino-acid sequence MQKKAYYIIDFDSTFTQVEALDELARISLKNHPDKESIFQKIEDYTNFAMEGKMSFSESLAQRVKLLDATEDHLKLLIKHLKKKVSTSFSRNAAFFKQHADDVLIVSGGFKEFITPVVSQYHIKKENIYANTFVTTGDGKIIDYDHANPLSEEGGKVKLLQHLKLEGTLFGIGDGYSDFQLRESGMINKFFAFTENIARESIVSRADHVTPSFDEFLYVNDLPRAISYPKNRILCLVIGNVDPLSIAILKNDGLSIRHKTSFEEKYVKDVGIILFADGEKMDKDQLKNAAKLKTIGYLGNAKNKIDLDLCTKQGIVVFDDPKNNKRNIDFIPKRVAEFMNSGATYLSSNFPNLQLPKIEKSHRLIHIHKNVPGIMAQINTVFAKHNINIVSQFLMTNLEIGYAITDINAEYDKQLFKSLKKIDHTVKFRVLY is encoded by the coding sequence ATGCAAAAAAAAGCCTACTACATAATTGATTTCGATAGTACATTTACTCAAGTAGAAGCGCTTGATGAGCTTGCCAGAATTTCTTTAAAAAATCATCCAGATAAAGAATCTATTTTCCAAAAAATTGAAGATTATACCAATTTTGCAATGGAAGGAAAAATGTCTTTTTCTGAAAGTTTAGCTCAACGTGTAAAATTACTCGATGCCACTGAAGATCACTTAAAGCTTTTAATTAAACATTTAAAAAAGAAAGTTTCTACTTCATTTTCGAGAAACGCAGCTTTTTTTAAGCAGCATGCAGATGATGTATTGATTGTTTCAGGTGGTTTCAAAGAATTTATTACGCCTGTTGTAAGTCAGTACCACATTAAAAAAGAAAACATTTATGCCAATACTTTCGTAACTACTGGCGATGGAAAAATAATTGATTATGATCATGCTAATCCATTAAGTGAAGAAGGCGGAAAAGTAAAGTTGCTTCAACATTTAAAATTAGAAGGAACCTTATTTGGTATTGGTGATGGTTATTCTGATTTCCAACTGCGTGAAAGTGGAATGATTAATAAATTTTTTGCCTTTACAGAAAATATTGCTCGCGAAAGTATTGTTTCAAGAGCCGATCATGTTACGCCAAGTTTTGACGAGTTTTTGTATGTAAATGATTTACCTCGGGCGATATCTTATCCTAAAAATAGAATTCTTTGTTTGGTAATTGGTAATGTAGATCCATTGAGCATTGCCATCTTAAAAAATGATGGTTTATCCATCAGACATAAAACTTCTTTCGAAGAAAAGTACGTTAAAGATGTTGGTATTATTCTTTTTGCTGATGGGGAAAAGATGGATAAGGATCAATTAAAAAATGCGGCAAAGCTTAAAACAATAGGATATTTAGGCAACGCAAAAAATAAAATTGATTTAGATTTATGTACTAAACAGGGAATTGTCGTTTTCGACGATCCTAAAAATAACAAGCGTAATATTGATTTTATTCCAAAACGAGTTGCCGAATTTATGAATAGTGGAGCAACTTATTTAAGTAGTAATTTCCCAAATTTACAATTACCTAAAATTGAGAAGTCGCACCGTTTAATCCATATTCATAAAAATGTTCCAGGTATCATGGCGCAGATTAATACAGTTTTTGCTAAGCATAATATTAATATTGTTAGTCAGTTTTTAATGACGAATTTAGAAATCGGCTATGCGATTACTGATATTAATGCGGAATATGATAAACAATTATTTAAATCGCTAAAGAAGATAGATCATACTGTAAAATTTAGGGTATTATATTAG
- a CDS encoding SDR family oxidoreductase, whose translation MLSYNSPMLREDALKGKTIVITGGGTGLGKAMGIYFLKLGANLVITSRKEEVLQKTADEMEEKTGGKVLAVACDVRENDQVENVLAKTLERFGSVDVLLNNAAGNFISPTERLSSNAFSSIIDIVLKGTVNCTLAFGKHWIKEKQAATVLNIITTYAFTGSAYVVPSACAKGGVLALTRSLAVEWGKYGIRTNAIAPGPFPTKGAWERLLPGDLAKKFDFKNRVPLKRVGEHQELANLAAFLVSDFSGYINGEVITIDGGEWLQGAGQMNGLEAIPNEMWNMLEQMTRSAK comes from the coding sequence ATGTTGAGCTATAACTCGCCAATGCTTAGAGAAGATGCCCTAAAAGGCAAAACCATTGTTATTACTGGTGGTGGTACGGGCTTAGGTAAAGCCATGGGAATCTATTTTTTGAAATTGGGTGCTAACTTGGTTATTACTAGTCGAAAGGAAGAAGTTTTGCAAAAGACGGCTGATGAAATGGAGGAAAAAACTGGAGGTAAGGTATTAGCTGTTGCTTGTGATGTTAGGGAAAATGATCAGGTAGAAAATGTATTAGCTAAAACTTTAGAAAGATTTGGATCTGTTGATGTATTGCTGAATAATGCTGCTGGTAACTTTATTTCGCCAACAGAAAGGTTATCTTCTAATGCATTTTCATCTATCATTGATATCGTTTTAAAAGGTACAGTAAATTGTACATTAGCGTTTGGTAAGCATTGGATTAAAGAAAAACAAGCTGCAACAGTCCTAAATATTATTACCACTTATGCATTTACGGGTTCAGCTTATGTAGTGCCTTCAGCCTGTGCAAAAGGTGGCGTTTTAGCCTTAACAAGATCTTTAGCAGTAGAATGGGGTAAATATGGTATCCGTACAAACGCAATTGCTCCTGGTCCTTTTCCTACAAAAGGTGCATGGGAAAGACTATTGCCTGGCGATTTAGCCAAGAAGTTTGATTTTAAAAATCGCGTTCCACTAAAAAGAGTTGGCGAACATCAGGAGTTGGCCAATTTAGCTGCATTTTTAGTAAGCGATTTTTCTGGATATATAAATGGTGAAGTAATAACCATCGATGGTGGAGAGTGGTTGCAAGGCGCTGGACAAATGAATGGTTTAGAAGCAATTCCAAATGAAATGTGGAATATGCTGGAACAAATGACAAGAAGTGCTAAGTAA
- a CDS encoding tryptophan 2,3-dioxygenase family protein — protein sequence MEFTPEIKYKLDQLQEKYTAMGQDMASYLDGLLYADFLTYWDYIHLDTLLSLQSPKTPFPDEEIFIMYHQITELYFKLALHECKQIAEHENLTVDFFTARVKRINAYFNALTTSFEVMVDGMEKEQFLKFRMSLLPASGFQSGQYRMIEICATDFNRLVDKSKRVELSTATIEEQFEHIYWKFGATELASGKQTLTLKQFIKKYAAQFLQLAKDRSLTNFSALYHQLQANGYDVSALAEELRKLDLYVNVEWPLSHYKSAVRYLEKDPSDIAATGGTNWQKYLPPRFQKRIFYPFLWADEQIEEWGKGWVLSVLKTLKNKD from the coding sequence ATGGAATTTACTCCCGAGATAAAATATAAACTAGATCAACTTCAAGAAAAATACACGGCAATGGGGCAAGATATGGCATCTTATCTTGATGGCTTACTTTACGCTGATTTTCTTACCTATTGGGATTATATTCATTTAGATACACTTTTAAGTTTACAAAGTCCGAAAACGCCCTTTCCTGATGAAGAGATTTTTATCATGTATCATCAGATTACAGAGCTTTATTTCAAGCTGGCGTTACATGAATGCAAACAAATTGCGGAGCACGAAAATTTAACAGTCGATTTTTTTACAGCACGCGTAAAAAGAATAAATGCTTATTTTAATGCTTTAACTACTTCTTTTGAAGTGATGGTTGATGGCATGGAAAAAGAACAGTTTTTAAAATTTAGAATGTCGCTTTTGCCTGCCAGTGGTTTTCAATCGGGTCAATATAGAATGATTGAAATTTGTGCCACAGATTTTAATCGGTTGGTTGATAAAAGTAAAAGAGTAGAACTAAGTACGGCCACAATTGAAGAACAATTTGAACATATTTATTGGAAATTTGGCGCAACCGAATTAGCTTCAGGAAAACAAACCTTAACGCTAAAGCAGTTTATAAAGAAGTACGCTGCACAATTTTTGCAATTAGCAAAAGATAGATCCTTAACTAATTTTTCCGCACTGTATCATCAATTGCAAGCGAATGGATATGATGTTTCTGCACTTGCGGAAGAATTACGCAAGCTCGATTTATATGTTAATGTAGAATGGCCATTATCACACTATAAATCCGCTGTGCGATATTTAGAGAAAGATCCAAGTGATATTGCTGCCACTGGCGGAACGAATTGGCAGAAATATTTGCCCCCAAGATTTCAAAAAAGAATTTTTTATCCTTTTTTGTGGGCGGATGAACAGATAGAAGAATGGGGTAAAGGTTGGGTGCTTAGTGTACTCAAAACACTCAAAAACAAAGATTAA
- the purD gene encoding phosphoribosylamine--glycine ligase yields MNILLLGSGGRESAFAWKMRQSPLCDKLIIAPGNGGTGIFGTNININVNDFDSIKKIVLSENIKLVVVGPEEPLVNGIHDFFLADKTIAHIPVIGPKKEGAILEGSKDFSKRFMQRHGIPTAASQSFTPETLEEGLAYLQTHALPVVLKADGLAAGKGVLICTETIEAQEELKLMLGGKFGSAGATVVIEEFLSGIELSVFILTDGKNYVTLPSAKDYKRIGQGDTGLNTGGMGSVSPVPFATAEFLAKVEEKIIKPTVEGLKSDNIDYTGFIFFGLIKVGEEPFLIEYNARMGDPETESVIPRIENDLVELFMATANKQLNQTNLIISDQTAATVMIVAGGYPGEYLKGKAISGIENLRHSNAFHAGTLLENDVVKTNGGRVIAITSLQKDLFTALQSATADAGRIYFDGKYFREDIGFDLI; encoded by the coding sequence ATGAATATCTTACTTTTAGGTTCAGGCGGCAGAGAAAGCGCATTCGCATGGAAAATGAGACAATCTCCGCTTTGTGATAAATTAATTATTGCACCTGGTAATGGTGGTACAGGCATTTTTGGTACAAATATTAACATAAACGTAAACGATTTTGATTCAATCAAAAAGATCGTTCTCTCAGAAAATATAAAATTAGTAGTTGTTGGTCCGGAAGAACCTTTAGTAAATGGTATACATGATTTTTTTCTTGCTGATAAAACCATAGCGCATATTCCGGTAATCGGACCAAAAAAGGAAGGTGCAATTTTAGAAGGAAGTAAAGATTTTTCCAAACGGTTTATGCAGCGCCATGGTATTCCAACCGCTGCATCACAATCTTTTACACCCGAAACTTTAGAAGAAGGATTAGCTTACTTGCAAACTCATGCGCTTCCAGTCGTATTAAAAGCAGATGGTTTAGCAGCTGGAAAAGGTGTTTTAATTTGCACTGAAACTATTGAGGCCCAAGAAGAATTAAAATTAATGCTTGGGGGCAAATTTGGTTCAGCTGGCGCTACGGTTGTTATAGAAGAATTTTTATCAGGCATTGAACTATCTGTTTTTATATTAACAGATGGAAAAAACTACGTTACCCTTCCATCGGCAAAAGATTATAAAAGAATTGGCCAAGGCGATACAGGTTTAAATACTGGAGGCATGGGCTCCGTTTCTCCCGTTCCTTTTGCAACAGCGGAATTTTTGGCTAAAGTTGAAGAAAAAATAATTAAACCTACGGTTGAAGGCTTAAAAAGCGATAATATCGACTATACAGGATTTATCTTTTTTGGTTTAATTAAAGTTGGTGAAGAACCATTTTTAATAGAATACAATGCTCGAATGGGCGATCCTGAAACAGAAAGTGTAATTCCAAGAATTGAAAATGACTTAGTTGAGCTATTTATGGCGACAGCTAATAAACAATTAAATCAAACTAATTTAATCATATCTGATCAGACTGCTGCGACCGTTATGATCGTTGCAGGTGGTTATCCTGGAGAATATTTAAAAGGAAAAGCAATTTCTGGTATCGAAAATCTACGTCATTCTAATGCATTCCACGCCGGAACATTGTTAGAGAACGATGTGGTAAAAACAAATGGCGGTAGGGTAATCGCCATTACAAGTTTGCAAAAAGATCTATTTACTGCATTACAATCAGCAACTGCAGATGCAGGTAGGATTTATTTTGATGGAAAATATTTTCGGGAAGATATTGGATTTGATTTAATTTAA
- a CDS encoding enoyl-CoA hydratase/isomerase family protein, with product MNTIKVSVKDRLATITLSKGKSNALNRELVTELDEMLKNISADDNIGGVILTGTAPFFSAGLDLIELYNYNEEETKSFWKLFLGFTANMIAFKKPVVAAISGHSPAGGCVMALACDYRVMAEGPYIIGLNEVPVGIIVPNSIFQLYSFWIGKAEASRSLLSGKLYSPDEALKVGLVDEIVKNESILTAAERKIKKFMELESNTWSQSKLNIREELIAAANADQSEALEKMLAQWWSPSTRHILKTILENLQRK from the coding sequence ATGAATACAATTAAAGTAAGTGTTAAAGATCGTTTAGCAACAATAACCTTAAGTAAAGGAAAATCTAATGCCCTAAACAGGGAATTGGTTACAGAGCTTGATGAGATGTTGAAAAATATTTCTGCAGATGATAATATTGGAGGTGTTATTTTAACAGGTACGGCACCGTTCTTTTCTGCAGGATTAGATTTAATTGAACTTTATAATTACAATGAAGAAGAAACCAAATCTTTTTGGAAGCTTTTTCTAGGTTTTACAGCTAATATGATAGCTTTTAAAAAACCAGTAGTTGCTGCAATAAGTGGCCACAGTCCTGCAGGCGGTTGCGTAATGGCGCTAGCTTGCGATTACCGGGTAATGGCCGAAGGCCCATATATTATAGGTTTAAATGAGGTTCCTGTAGGTATTATTGTTCCAAATAGTATTTTCCAATTATATTCTTTCTGGATTGGAAAAGCCGAAGCATCTCGTAGTCTGCTTTCCGGTAAACTTTATAGTCCAGATGAAGCATTGAAAGTTGGTTTAGTTGATGAAATTGTTAAAAACGAGAGCATATTAACCGCTGCAGAAAGAAAGATTAAAAAATTCATGGAGCTTGAAAGTAATACTTGGTCGCAAAGTAAACTTAATATTCGAGAGGAACTTATTGCTGCGGCCAATGCAGATCAATCTGAAGCTTTAGAAAAAATGCTGGCACAATGGTGGTCGCCTTCAACCAGGCATATCCTTAAAACCATTTTAGAAAATTTGCAAAGAAAATAG